Part of the Onthophagus taurus isolate NC chromosome 11, IU_Otau_3.0, whole genome shotgun sequence genome is shown below.
CCTTGATTTCCCTCCAGTACTCTCCCAGGTTCAGCATCTGCAATGCGGTCTTCCTTCTATCACTTCCTCACTATATACCTTAACCTCTTCCATTACTATACATATACCCTGGAGTCTTCCTCGCCAACCCTAGTACCCATCTCCAAAACCTTGTTTCTTCTTGAATCCTGCCTGCCCATCCGGCAATAATTCCCCTCTCTCCATTTCCTCTTCCAATCTCCCCAGCAGTATATTACCCCTTTACTCCACTTTTTATATCTGTCCTCTTCATACATCGCGTCGTTTATTACCTTCCATAGCTTCTTCTTCACTGTCTCCATCGCCTCATTCTGGATCTcatcaatctttttatattgTAGGTTCAAAAATGGGAAAAGTCGATTCAATATCAGTAACAAACTGCGACGCAGATGATGACAAATGTATTTTACGTCGAAATTCGAACGTTACCATTCAAATTCAATTTACACCACGTAAGTTATTACTTATCACAGTAATTTCGCATAATTTgacactttatttttagaaaaagatataaaagaattaaaagccATCGTTCATGGTGTTATTATGAACGCCCCAATTCCTTTTCCTTTACCCAACGGAAATGGATGCGTCGATTCTGGGGTTACCTGTCCATTAACATCTGGTACttcttataattattttacaactttaCCAGTTTTGAAAGAATATCCACCTGTAAGTATTAATCTAATTTGATTAAGACCCGGTTTTATAAACTCAATTGGCTTGATTGAATGTTAACGTGATGCGTCAGTCAATTAAGAATAAGAAACCTCAATTAACGCCATATTAAGTTTCCATTAACttgataaatgtttttaaaaggAAGCCTAAATCTTGTAAAAGTCTAATTGTATTGTACAAAATGCAGGCCCTGATTCTTTTTTTACGATGTTTTGAAGGAGTAGTTCAAAATTATACTAGATACTGTCAAGGTTAGAAGCATTGACAGGAATTATTGCGACCAATTGcaattgcaagaaaaagtgtaaaatacTACATATGAAAAAATGGGCCTGTAATTACACTGAGAAAGTTCTAGACTGCAAGAAGAAGTCTAAAATTTTGCAGGCATGACTCCAAACTTAATGTAGAAGCCATAAATGAGGATTTTCACTTTAACAGGAATTATTCTGACCGACTCTAAACTGCCAGAAAGTGCTTCTGATTAGCTTCAGATATATATTATCTTCAAGAATAAGTTACAATGACGGAAAGTCTATGATTACAAGGCAAAACTCCAtagattaagaaaatatttgaaattagaCTGCATAGATATCATACTGCAAGAAAAAGTCTAAAACTGCAGTGACCAAAAATTACCTAGGAAAAAATTAGACTCGAAAAATTAGCACTGATAAAGTTCTAGACTGTAAGAAGTCTAAAATTTTGCAGTCATGACTGCAGACTTAATGTAGAAGCCATAAATGAGGATTTTGACTTTAACAGGAATTATTCTGACTGGCTCTAAACTGTCAAAAACTGTTTCTGATTACCTTCAGACATATATTATCAGCCTATAgacttcaaaaataagttaCAATGTCGGAAAGTCTATGATTACAAGGCAAGACTCCATATATTAAGAGAATGTTTGAAATTAGGCTGCATAGATATTATACtgcaagaaaatgtttaaaattacaataaccAAGTATTACATAGGAAAAAATTGGTCTGTAATTACACTGACAAAGTTCTAGACTGCAAGAAGAAGTCTAAAATTTTGCAGACATAACTCCAGACTTAATGTAAAAGCCATAAATAACGATTTTGACTTTATCAGGAACTATTCTGACCGACTTTAAACTGCCAGAAAGTGTTTATGATTACCTTCAGACATATATTATCAGCCTATAgtcttcaaaaataagttaCAATGACGGAAAGTCTATGATTACAAGGCAAGACTCCATATATTAAGAGAATGTTTGAAATTAGACTGCATAGATATCATACTGCAAgaaaatgtctaaaattatAATGACCAAGTATTATATAGGAAAAATTGGTCTGTAATAACACCGATAAAGTTCTAAACTGCAAGAAGATGTCTAAAATTTTGCAGGTATACCTCCAGACTTAATGTAAAAACCATAAAAGAGGATTTTGACTATAACAGGAATTATTCTGATCGACTCAAAAACTTCTAGAAAGTGTTTCTGATTACCTTCAGACATATATTATCTGCCTATgacttcaaaaataagttaCAATGACGGAAAGTCTATGAGTGAACAAGGCAAGACTCAAtactttaagaaaatgtttgaaattagGCTGCATAGATATCATACTGCAAgaaaatgtctaaaattatAATGATCAAGTATTACATAGGAAAAAGTTGGTCTGTAATTACACTGACAAAGTTCTAGACTGCAAAAAGAAGTTCAAAATTTTGCAGGCATGACTCCAAACTTAGTGTAGAAGCCATAAATGAGAATTTTGACTTTAACAGGAATTATTCTGATCGACTCTAAACTGTTTCTGATTACCTTCAGACATATATTATCAGCCTATAgacttcaaaaataagttaCAATGACGGAAAGTCTATGATTACAAGGCAAAACTGCATAGATTAAGATAATGTTTGAAATTAGGCTGCATAGATATCATACTGCAAGAAAAAGTCTAAAATTGCAGTGCCTAAATATCTAAGCTTTCTGGGTGTGAGTATACAACTAATAGAAGGTTATAGATTAAACGCAAACATCTCTGCTCTTATACAAGTCTGAGCTATCATAACGATTATCATCAAACTAGTAACAGCTAATCTAGCGCCATGCTTGTTTTAGACTTTCTAAGCAGACTATtactattaaaattaaagccaattatttcttttatttttaaggtttccgttgatgttaaatttgaattaaaagatGAAAACGATGAAGATATAACTTGCAGTATGATTCCgtcgaaaattaaataatgaagTATAACATAACAGATAAAAATAGTTTGTAagtttttgatgaatttaataaataaaaaacttgtttaaaatttgatcttaatatttatttttaacgataTATATGCTccaatttataaacaatttaaggCACAATGCAATCAGGTATATATCTGAAAAACccgtttaataaaaagttaacacaacaggtaactgtaaacaaaaagaaattggtATAATAAATGTGTTGTCTTTGTGTGTGTTAAAATGTGTGCTGTTAccataaaaagaataataagtataaaaagctggatttatttttatttttttgtaaaattaacaaaattttttaggggtttttacaacaattaaagcacatcattatttatttcactggtatgattttttaagcaccataattattactttgatgattttttttaatggtggTGGGTTAAAATAGGGGgagattctttttattaattattcgatttttaagcatttaattttaataagaaacttCAAAAAGGGacgttgaataaaaaaataaatttttgtcatcaataataataataagataataaaattacaaaaaaaagaaaatactttCATGGcacatgttttaaaagaaattttcaatagaaaattagtattattattaattaattaatgagtttattttaattttatttttcctttttaaaatcttattttagaATATCACAAGTTCCACAAATTTGTTTGCTTATTggaagtttatttttttgtggttaaatttattactttaagtGAAATGAATAGAAAACATGTGCCGATTTATTgctttaaataaacaataaggCACAGCTTTGAAACAAAAAAGCTAAAAGGCTACAAGGAATTGAAATAAATCTGAGGGGGgcttttttgttattttgaagCTAATtcttaaagcaaatttataataaaaaataaattgcttaagtaaattaaaaaataaaaaataatgttaataaaaattaaatctggggataatttttaacaaacaaattatgcgtgaggttaatttaaaagaaaatgttaaaaattaattgtggtGTTAGTGTTGAGATGATTTCTTTTAAGCTGGAAAAGTGtatgtttacgtttttttttaaatttgttataattttattaattgaaataaaattgcaacaaattgttttcaaaatatgtataaaatacaTGATAAGTAGAAAAATAGGcaaatattacaataaaaaaaaacaatattaaatatttttcaacgtGACAATAGAcatttaaagtaaaaatagGTAAAAATTTGGCAgtaaatacacaaaaaaagacaaaaaatgtacaaaagtCTCCTATATACctaaaattcaatatttggAATGCTAAAAAACACAATGTGCgctaaaggtttttttttaatccattttACATtcaatttaagaattaataagtAGTACGTAACAAAAGTATCAAAGTAGAAAAAACGTCCcccgtttttttattttaaccacCATCTTGActttaaaccaaaaaataatgaaaactatttataaaaaaatacaccTGAGCCAACAAGAAAATCGAagcaaaaaatatgttattaatattatcttatttacacatattttttttataattatttattttttttataaatctaaaaatctatctcttttaaattatgtattagaaaaaaaaaacaatgaaacATACCCTAAAcactattatttaattttttaattgaaaaagaaaaactattttttttaaataattacaaactaaATCTCTATTTAGtagtaaatattataaatgatatttttttaaataaagaactcacaaaatatgtttataataaagattttataataaagataaagtatagaaatggaaaaaattcctttaaaaGAAGTTAATAAAAGCATTGAAACTTCTTAAAAagctttataataataataataccggtagtaatcaaaattaataaattgaaaccaaatttcaaataaaaaaacacccCTGTGAATAAATActccaaaaatattaaaggaaTAAATCCGAAAATTACCGAGTcaaggaattatttaaaatagtttcccattttttaagtttttggcCAAGATGGTggttgaatttttttctcgaGAGAACATTAAAACGCCTTTTCCacttaattaaattgtatgGTTATCACTACAACttgaaatcatttaatttttatatacaaatattttttaacataaattgttttaagttATATCTAATTATTTgtgattttatcaaaaaataaggaTATTTAGGCGATATTTATAGTCATTAAATCAGTAGAAACTGTATTAAATGCAAAATCAAGAAAATCTTGAATGcaaattaagtaattaattttgatgaaagATACTATGTAATAAAGTGATTTGTTTTAAGAGATTTTGAGAGTTAACTGAAAAactaatcaataaattaagcaaGTAATTCGAggttaatataatataaattctttggggttaataaatttctttctaaaataattgaatcctctagtttgataatttttgagttatttgaCACGAATTGTttctaataacatttatttttagtgaAATTACAACATATATTTGATCATATATTGGatcataataaaatcattaatttaagaAGCTGAATTTTGTGGTATATAAGTAaagtaacaataataattttcattgtaCGGCATCGCCTCTAAAGTTAAgagaaaatattgttttcatttaatacatCCACTATTTTCACgaagaatttaaaagaaaaaaatttggcTCAAGAATGAAACTTCGTGGTATATTAAGAAATATACAgagtaattcaaattcgataCCCACCAATGGGATttcagaaaccataagagatacagaaatggttaaatgggagcaaagttgcgtatcttagagctttaaatgttgaaaaatgatgagctctaagatacgcaactttgcccccatttaaccatttctgtatctcttatggtttctgagatctCAATGGTGGGGgttgaatttgaattaccctgtatacatattaataagtttaaagtTAAGATTAAGTTAAGATACTTATATTAATCTCATTATGATCTCTTAACATTAATGTTATCAATCTATATGGTATCAGCAAAGTTGAAAGTTGTTAAACACAAAATTCTTGAAATGTATCTGATGCCAAGGATAAAAACTATATCCAAAAAGG
Proteins encoded:
- the LOC111427938 gene encoding ecdysteroid-regulated 16 kDa protein, with product MSYKNGVLIFMIFCALFVKLNGEFSDCGSKMGKVDSISVTNCDADDDKCILRRNSNVTIQIQFTPQKDIKELKAIVHGVIMNAPIPFPLPNGNGCVDSGVTCPLTSGTSYNYFTTLPVLKEYPPVSVDVKFELKDENDEDITCSMIPSKIK